The sequence CCGCGGCTGTCCGTCTGGGTTCGGATCCTGAACGGCAGCCGTTTGCCGCCCGGCCCATCCATCTTCGTCGCGGACGTGCAGTGGAAGTGAATCATGGCGTTCTTGGCCGTGTCGATCACCGGGTCGGTGATGAAGCCCGGCACACGAAATGCGTAGGCGAACAGCAACATCGTGAGCGTCGAGTCGATGTCACCCTCGCACGCCCCCACCAGCCCCAGGTCGTTGAGCTTGCTGAAGGTCAGGCAACCCCTCGGATCACCCATGCAGTGTACGCTGCAGATCGCCTGGGCTTCCTCCTGTACCATGATGTCCTTGACCGCCAGGTACATCCGCGCCGATTCGACAATCTCCGGTCGGGTGGGCTCGACGATCTCGCGCGCAGGTCCGATCCAGTATTCCTGCGCTTCGGCTTCGGCTGCTTTGGCATCGACGGCCTTCATCGCTTCCATGATCCGCTCGTTGGGAATCGTCACCAGTTCCGCGCCCAGCCGCTTCTTGACCTCCTCGGCCGAGCACGCGGCGGGCGTCCCGTGGGGCCAACCGACCGCCAGGATCCGCGTCCGCTTCATCCACGCCGCCGCGCGCAGCAGCCCGGCAACCTTCTCGATCTCCCCCCAGTCGCTGGTCGGCAGGAGCACCACTCTCTTGCCCTGCTTGTGCCACTGCGGGAAGTACATCCAGCCGTGCCCGCTGAAAGGTTGTGAGAACAGCGCCGTCGGCAGGCCCACGTCTATCAGCTTGCTGAGCACCGGGGCGTCGCCGCCGTGTCCGCTGAGATGAACGATCAGCAGGGCGTCGGCGTCTTTCAGCTTGCCCGCCACTTGGTCCACCTCTGCCGGCGGTACCATGTCGCCGCCGATGAACTTCACATCGCCGAGACGGGCCTCGATCTCTGCGAAGTACTTGTCAAACTTGGCCAGTTCCTCCGTGGGTCGAGTCAGATAGGCATCACCGGTGCGGCCGGCAAAAACCTTGTGGATTTTTGCAGGCGGCAGTTGGGGCCATGGCGGCCTCTGGGATGCGGCCTCTGCACCTGCGGACAACCGCGACGCCAACAACGCCCCTCCCACCGCGGCGGTTCCCAGCAACTCTCGTCGGGTCAAAGGATTGCTCATGCCTTGTTCCTCCGGAAGCTGATCCAACTTGCCCAATGAGACTGTCTCACCAAACACGGCGAGTACGGTGCCTCATTATCAGGCGGTGCATTCCGAAAAGCCAGATGTATTCCACGAGCGGCTACGCCACGGGTCCGGTGGCCATGCAAACGCGCTGAGATCATACGTCGCAGATTCGGAAAGCGTTTTCCAGCGCCTTGACCGGATCGCCGGCGGGCACGAACTCCTGACCTACAAATCCCTTATAACCCGTTTCCACAATCGCCCGCATGACGGCCGGGTAGTAGATCTCCTGGGTTTCGTCGATTTCATGTCGCCCGGGGTTGCCGCCGGTGTGATAGTGCAGGATGTATTGATGGTTCTCTCTGATCGTCCGGATGATGTCGCCTTCCATGATCTGGGCGTGATAGATGTCGTAGAGAATGCCGAATCGGGGCGAGCCGACCTGCTTGGCGACGGCCACGCCGAAGGCCATGTTGTCGAACTGGTAATCCTTGTGGTCGATCTTGCTGTTGAGATACTCCATGCAGATGTTGACCTTCATCTTCTCGGCGAAGCCGACGACTCGCTTGACCCCGTCGACGCAGTTGCGGATGCCCTCCTCGTCGGAGATGCCGTTGCGGTTGCCCGAGAAGCAGATGACGTTGGGCATGCCGGTCTCGGCGGCCAGCTCGATGTTCTTGCGGAACTCGGCCTCGCAGCGGTCGTGGTTCTCGCGGCGGTTGAGGCAGTCAGTCAGCTTGCCGGCGCCGGGCACCATCGCGCAGGTCAGGCCGTACTTCTTGGCCGTCGGCCAATCCTCCGGGCCGACCAGCTCGATCGACTGATAGCCGATCCGGACGCAATGACGGGCCAACTCGTCCATCGTCATCTTGCCGTAGCACCACTTGGACACCGACTGGCGGATCCGCCCCTTGGCCGGGGCCGCAACAGCATCCTCCGCTTTGGCCAGATCAGCAGCCATCATTGCCCCGGCCGTCCCGGCGGCTACTTGACCCAAGACTGCTCTTCGTGACACGCGATCATCGGCTTGCATTGTCTGTTTCCTCATGTGTCCCTGTCAGCACCTCACGACGGCCATTCTAGAGCCGATCTCGCAGAGAATCACGAAAAGCAGGACTGAAGAGGTCCATCGCAACCATCTTGTTCGTAGGAGGTTACAGAACGAAGCTATTCTTGGCCACCGATCGAGAGTGAGTTGCGAGGATTTGCAGACAGGGTTTATCGGGGGTACATTGGCCACAGTGGGAGGGTGCCGTGGATCCGCTCAAAGACCCCGTAATCATCGCCGAGCTCAGCCGTGCATGGCGAGAGTCTGCGTCTAATGATCCGCAGAACCGCCATGAGGAAGGGGGGTATATCGTGCAGAACTCAAATCTCTCATACGGTGTGCAGCGATGGCCGCGGGGTGACCAGTCCCGCATCCAGCCACCACCGTTAGAGGCGAACAATTGCTATAATGGAAAGAGCGTGGTTGCCACTTTTCACACGCACCCGAACCCGCCCGTGGACGAGCATGGGCGAGAATGGGAGCAAGGCCCGAGCGAATCCGAGTGCCGCTGGCACCGGCGTCGGAGGCTCAGGGGGTATGTGATCAGCCGGATGCTCGTGTACGAGATTGGCGTAGAGGCGAGCGTGTCGGTGGCCGGAAAACGCGACGAGGTACTCTTGCCATGATCCTGCTTCTGAATCCACTTCTCGAAGGACTCGAGGCCGCTCGACGCGCAGCCCCGGACGCGATCAATCAGGACGACGAAGTGACAGTGGACGATCAAGGCGATCACTGGATCTTCGAGTTCATCCCACGCGGAGACATGCTCGGCGGCGGCGCGCGTGTTTGGATCGCCAAGGAGGGTTTTCAGGTCCTGAGGGTCGTTCGGGGGCAGTGAGCCTCCTGGTTGCTCTGACGGATCGGAAGCGGCCGTCGAGCGAGATATGGCTTCTTGCCGAGTGCCCCATCCCGGGTGGGGGACGGCATCGGACGCCGGAGTGCCTGCCTGAGCATCAGCCCACCTTTGCGGTCTTCGCAGCTCTGCGTGAGACTTGAACGAGGGATGAACCGCCATGACGCCATGACGCCAAGAAGACAAGCTGTCCGCGCTCAACCTTTCCGCGTCATCGGCCTGATTCACGGGGTGCCGACCAATATGTAACCCACGGCTTTCTGCAGAGAATCGATCATCGCTCCCCCACCTGCAAGAAGCAGGTGGGGCACCCGGTGCGGTCTCAATCATCGCTCCTCTTGTGGTTCATCATCGAGCCCCCACCCATCCGGCTTCGCTGTGCTCCGCCGGATGAATGGGCCTCCCGACCTTGGCAATTGGCGTGATTTGCGGGCCGCCCAGTGTGGTTCAATCGCCGGCTGGGGGGAGAGCCGCGGCCTTGCCTCCCCGCAAGGGGTGATAACAACCGTTCCGGACACGGGTAACGGAATGTGACACTTCAAAAAAACAAAACAGGTTGCAAGATGGTGTCAGGTAGGGTATACTGCTTGACATACGGCTTACTCTGTGCGCCGGCTGGTGGGCCGGCGACACGCGGTTCATCAAATAAGGTTCCATACCGGACACTCGTTCTTCGAGGTATTAACCATGCCAGGCAAGCGGTTCCGCGTCGCGAATTCCAGCTCGTTCGGTCTTACCACGATCATTTCGGCCGCGTTCCTGTTTGGATCACCCGGCATGGTCGAACCGCTCTTTGCCACCACACCCCAGCCGTTCGTGCATGGAATCGGGTACAACGGCCGCGGGCAGGTCGGGCCAGGCTCCGAGACGCTGCTGCCGAGCCCAGTTTCGTTTGGCGCCGTCAGGTCTGCTGCCGGCGGCAATCCTGGGTACACGCTGGTGGTTGGTGAGGACATGACGGCTTGGGCTTGGGGCGACAACTACTATGGGCAGCTGGGTGACGGCACAAGCGGGTCCTATCGGGCAACGCCGGTCCGGGTTCTGAACCTGAACGGAGTCGTATCCGTGGCAGCCGGTCTTACAAACAGTCTGGCGTTGAGGTTTGACGGCACGGTCTGGGGGTGGGGGGGAGCAAGCTCGCAGTCACCCGCTGGGACATTACCTCCTGCCTCTTATACACCGGCGCTGGTCAGTGGTGTGTCAAATGTCACGGCCATTGCGGTAGGTCGCGGCCACTATTTGGCCCTCCGGGGCGATGGGACCGTTTGGGCATGGGGACACAATTACTACGGCCAGTTGGGCCTGGGGTATGTCTCAACTGAACCCGCTTCGTTTGTGAGGACGCCTGCACAAGTGCTGTTGTTGACGGATGTCGTCGCCATTGCTGCCGGCGGTTACTACAGTCTCGCCCTCAAGAGTGATGGGACAGTGTGGGCATGGGGAGCCAACATGTCAGGTGAATTGGGCGACGGGACGACAACGGATCGATCGACGCCGGGCCAGGTTAGCGGTTGGGCAGATGTTACTGCTATCGGGGCCGGGCAGTATCATGGTCTGGCAGCTAAGCAAGACGGCACCGTCTGGGCTTGGGGAGGCAATTCATACGGCCAGTTAGGGGACGGAACGACGATCAGTCGGTTGGTGCCTGTTCAGATGCAGGGCGTTACGAGCGCAACAGCGGTTACCGCGGGACCATACTACAGCCGGGTGCTCCGGGATGATGGAACCGTCTTGAACTGTGGCCGAAACGACGACGGCCAACTGGGTGATGGCACGACAACCGATCGGTGGACTGTTGTTCAGGCTTCGGGGCTGGACAATGTGGCAGCGATTGTTGGCGGGTGGGGATCATGTTTCGCCATCAGCAGCGGTGGTACGCTTTGGGGCTGGGGGCGGAACAGCTATGGTCAAGTCGACGTTTTCAGATGGAAGCGATCGACATTGGCGGGTATCAGTGGGCTGACCGACGTGGTCTCGCTGGCCGCGGGTCGAGATCACAGCTTGGCTCTGAAGAGCGATGGCACGGCTTGGGCTTGGGGCGACAACTTGTATGGGCAGTTGGGTGACGGCAGTACGATCGGAAGATCCACTCCCGGCCAAGTGGCCGGTCTGACGGCTGTGGTTGCCGTGGTGCCCGGTTGGAATCACAGTCTCGGGCTCCGAA comes from Phycisphaerae bacterium and encodes:
- a CDS encoding Ig-like domain-containing protein, which encodes MPGKRFRVANSSSFGLTTIISAAFLFGSPGMVEPLFATTPQPFVHGIGYNGRGQVGPGSETLLPSPVSFGAVRSAAGGNPGYTLVVGEDMTAWAWGDNYYGQLGDGTSGSYRATPVRVLNLNGVVSVAAGLTNSLALRFDGTVWGWGGASSQSPAGTLPPASYTPALVSGVSNVTAIAVGRGHYLALRGDGTVWAWGHNYYGQLGLGYVSTEPASFVRTPAQVLLLTDVVAIAAGGYYSLALKSDGTVWAWGANMSGELGDGTTTDRSTPGQVSGWADVTAIGAGQYHGLAAKQDGTVWAWGGNSYGQLGDGTTISRLVPVQMQGVTSATAVTAGPYYSRVLRDDGTVLNCGRNDDGQLGDGTTTDRWTVVQASGLDNVAAIVGGWGSCFAISSGGTLWGWGRNSYGQVDVFRWKRSTLAGISGLTDVVSLAAGRDHSLALKSDGTAWAWGDNLYGQLGDGSTIGRSTPGQVAGLTAVVAVVPGWNHSLGLRSDGTVWAWGANYAGQLGDGATTDRYMPVQVSTLAEVTEIAAGSTHSLALRTDGTVWAWGRNGSGQLGDGTTTNRSTPVQVPGLTDVTAIGARGDYSVAVKNDGTVWAWGDNSSGQLGDGTTTARSTPGQVAGLSDVDRIAVGRAHVLAVKDDGTVWAWGSNGSGQLGDGTTTNRLSPVEVVGLVNPAAISAGDYHSLACTSDGTAWAWGSIGQLCGGTNTKTPTQVVGMDNVALIAAGSSYSLFAGTSVETGPPQVAGTWPAADATEHVVTHIVVTFTEPVTNVTADDLILSTGSVTSVSGSGPYVVEVTGATGTVTATLDGDIVDTPGNDLAAYQWQFTVPANLPPTILGLLRALRRTPARSRFLIWSAPTFRPGRR
- a CDS encoding TIM barrel protein: MQADDRVSRRAVLGQVAAGTAGAMMAADLAKAEDAVAAPAKGRIRQSVSKWCYGKMTMDELARHCVRIGYQSIELVGPEDWPTAKKYGLTCAMVPGAGKLTDCLNRRENHDRCEAEFRKNIELAAETGMPNVICFSGNRNGISDEEGIRNCVDGVKRVVGFAEKMKVNICMEYLNSKIDHKDYQFDNMAFGVAVAKQVGSPRFGILYDIYHAQIMEGDIIRTIRENHQYILHYHTGGNPGRHEIDETQEIYYPAVMRAIVETGYKGFVGQEFVPAGDPVKALENAFRICDV